The proteins below are encoded in one region of Salvelinus namaycush isolate Seneca chromosome 39, SaNama_1.0, whole genome shotgun sequence:
- the LOC120032607 gene encoding cholecystokinin-like: MSGLLVCVLMAALVGVGLTSPVSKSDGNTKQGGILPQLLARREAVWNAAENVAKREQDTQTSMARMERMAHLSEDQRESMSKQIMQAISEMMNQCPGRDYQGWVDFGRRGAE, encoded by the exons ATGAGTGGATTGTTGGTGTGCGTCCTCATGGCAGCGCTAGTGGGGGTTGGTTTGACATCACCCGTATCCAAGTCGGATGGCAACACCAAACAGGGTGGGATACTGCCACAGCTACTGGCCAGGAGGGAGGCAGTGTGGAATGCTGCGGAGAACGTCGCTAAGCGGGAGCAAGACACTCAAACGAGCATGGCACGGATGGAGAGGATGGCGCACCTGTCGGAGGACCAGCGCGAGTCCATGTCCAAGCAAATCATGCAGGCCATCTCAG AGATGATGAACCAGTGTCCGGGCCGGGACTACCAAGGATGGGTCGACTTTGGACGGCGGGGTGCAGAGTAG